One region of Triticum aestivum cultivar Chinese Spring chromosome 6B, IWGSC CS RefSeq v2.1, whole genome shotgun sequence genomic DNA includes:
- the LOC123136092 gene encoding BRCT domain-containing protein At4g02110: protein MASPAGDDDFDDHDLFAGVRFFLVGFDSVSESQYRSEMVRRGGADAGRLGGGCTHVVACGRVYDDPVCAAARAQGNKVVSELWVDDSLDRGFLADADRVIYWPTKDLNGIPGSDSLQICLTGYQRNDREDIMKMVSLMGAQFSKPLLGHVVTHLVCYKFEGEKYELAKRLGIKLANHRWLEDCLKSWEILPVDDYNKSSWELEIMEVQAKDSEDEVEDDRKPFNNRSGVKHTPNPKNSIGTSHNPEVDVPIIPNDNQNMAVDRHLNTPGQIRNEESVVNNTHDIAAQGTPNISRLASSDNTDSGAPVQTPPVISGNREEVAVRNLNSPNQVQPAEYKYVGTDIATGALGTPSSSRMTVSANHHSHSPDETLMVPKNIATPIAMNAGAHSASMEVDGSVVNNGNAEVSESGIEKTIPHQYAGVTSKKGSSSTSTTEKQTTPLKKVPLSRVASALAKKQQSVPSKLNDAHVGSNLEFTKVTSQENIETQSSDETVMVQTNIATPRAKNPGAKRPHSANMEVDGSVVHNDKAVVSESETDKTIPHQHAGVTSEKGTSSASATERKAKSPKKAAVGGMRRSGLAKRQQGVHTKTNDAQVGSDLELGKVTTQENTEIHSSSEALMVPQNIATPKAKNAGAKRPRGASMEVDVSLVGNGKAVVSESETGKMIPRPHAGATSEKDTSSASATERKITPPKKVPVGGARRSALAKRQQSIHTELNDAHVESDLELSKVISQENIETDPKRFCSGANDDEHGRKSPKKLPNTRVKNTVVKKSRKSDTSTTIEPPVDKAETVPAESLFDDLFPSENVKDDPKKLSSSASVDGCGTVSPENILRTRVRKVVAKRKIKNVEDKSGSKHCKIGSSIVSAAKTFSSKRMESECNIEKATAGQDSLKDNNDGTRDVSELSCEDTVTVDKSEGMHNSKLRSSGRNKAPASEHDNDNQQDHGDLSLKTSHGNGGLNSKFALKSKNKTGMLDKHGGIDKSEGMHTSKLRCSKRNQAPASDHDNDNRQDHGSKDTVTVDKSEGTHNSKLRSSARNKAPASEHDNENQQDHGGKDTVTVGKSEGMHNSKLRSRGRNKAPASDHDTENRQDHGSKDTVTVDKSEGIHNSKLRSSARNKTPSDHDNENRQNHDLNSKFALESNCGNGDLNSKFALESMKNNTDVLEKHGGIEGNGAGTLITLDPACFILSGHRQQRKEYRSILRRLKGRVCRDSHHWAYQATHFIAPNPLRRTEKFFAAAAAGRWILKSDYLTSCNEAGKLLAEEPFEWSGTGLNEGETISFEAPRKWRVLRQQMGHGAFYGMQIVVYGQLIALSLDTVKRAVRAGDGNILATAPPYTRFLDSGVDFAVISAGTPSVDAWVQEFIRHDIPCISADYLVEYVCKPGYPLDTHVLFKTNRLANKSLDKLLKNQQEVATDNLEASEDDGDDDLSCAACGSTDRAEVMLICGSEDGTVGCGVGMHIDCCDPPLDRVPDDDWLCPKCEAPKAKKKPPRGAASKSRGSSKQRR, encoded by the exons ATGGCCTCCCCCGCCGGCGACGACGACTTCGACGACCACGACCTCTTCGCCGGCGTCCGCTTCTTCCTCGTCGGCTTCGACAGCGTCTCCGAGTCCCAG TACCGGTCGGAGAtggtgcggcgcggcggcgccgaCGCCGGGAGGCTCGGCGGCGGGTGCACCCACGTCGTCGCCTGCGGCCGCGTCTAC GACGACCCCGTgtgcgcggcggcgcgggcgcaaGGGAACAAGGTCGTCAGCGAGCTCTGGGTGGACGATAGCCTCGACCGTGGTTTTCTCGCCGACGCCGACAGG GTTATTTACTGGCCAACAAAAGATTTGAACGGAATACCAGGCAGCGACTCGCTGCAGATTTGTCTGACCGGGTACCAAAGGAATGACCGTGAAGATATAATG AAAATGGTCTCTTTGATGGGCGCACAGTTCTCCAAGCCTTTGTTAGGGCATGTAGTCACTCATCTTGTGTGCTATAAATTTGAAG GTGAGAAGTATGAGCTTGCCAAAAGGCTGGGGATCAAGCTTGCTAATCACCGGTGGTTGGAAGATTG CTTAAAGTCATGGGAAATTCTTCCAGTAGATGATTATAACAAGAG TAGCTGGGAACTAGAGATAATGGAGGTGCAAGCCAAGGATTCAGAAGATGAAGTAGAAGATGATCGAAAGCCATTCAACAACAGATCTGGAGTTAAGCACACTCCCAACCCAAAAAACAGCATAGGAACTTCTCACAATCCTGAGGTTGATGTACCTATTATTCCCAATGATAATCAAAATATGGCTGTGGATAGACATCTGAACACTCCAGGTCAGATCAGAAATGAAGAAAGTGTCGTCAACAATACACATGATATCGCAGCTCAAGGCACTCCTAACATTAGTAGGTTGGCAAGTTCTGATAACACTGATAGTGGTGCTCCCGTTCAAACTCCTCCTGTTATCAGTGGCAATAGAGAGGAAGTTGCAGTAAGAAATTTGAACAGTCCAAATCAGGTCCAGCCAGCAGAATACAAATATGTTGGTACAGACATTGCAACTGGTGCATTGGGGACCCCAAGCTCAAGCAGGATGACAGTTTCTGCTAACCATCATTCCCATTCCCCAGATGAGACCCTCATGGTACCAAAGAACATAGCAACTCCTATAGCAATGAATGCAGGTGCCCACAGTGCTAGCATGGAGGTTGATGGTTCAGTGGTTAACAATGGCAATGCAGAAGTTTCTGAATCAGGGATTGAAAAAACGATTCCTCACCAGTATGCTGGTGTGACCTCTAAAAAGGGCTCCAGTAGTACAAGTACAACAGAAAAACAAACAACACCACTGAAGAAGGTTCCACTTAGCAGAGTGGCGAGTGCCCTTGCTAAGAAGCAACAGAGTGTTCCCTCTAAGTTAAATGATGCACATGTAGGATCCAATTTGGAGTTCACTAAGGTGACTTCTCAGGAAAATATTGAGACCCAATCCTCAGATGAGACCGTGATGGTACAAACGAACATAGCAACTCCTAGGGCAAAGAACCCAGGTGCCAAGAGGCCCCACAGTGCTAACATGGAGGTTGATGGATCAGTGGTTCACAATGACAAGGCAGTAGTTTCTGAATCAGAGACTGACAAAACGATTCCTCACCAGCATGCTGGTGTAACGTCTGAAAAGGGCACCAGTAGTGCAAGTGCAACAGAAAGGAAAGCAAAGTCCCCAAAGAAGGCTGCAGTTGGTGGAATGAGAAGAAGTGGTCTTGCGAAGAGGCAACAGGGTGTTCACACTAAGACAAATGATGCACAGGTAGGATCTGATTTGGAGTTGGGTAAGGTGACTACTCAGGAAAATACCGAGATCCACTCTTCAAGTGAGGCTCTCATGGTACCACAGAACATAGCAACTCCTAAAGCAAAGAATGCAGGTGCCAAGAGGCCCCGTGGTGCTAGCATGGAGGTTGATGTATCATTGGTTGGCAATGGTAAGGCAGTAGTTTCTGAATCAGAGACTGGCAAAATGATTCCTCGCCCGCATGCTGGTGCAACCTCTGAAAAGGACACCAGTAGTGCAAGTGCAACAGAAAGAAAGATAACACCTCCAAAGAAGGTTCCAGTTGGTGGAGCGAGAAGAAGTGCCCTTGCGAAGAGACAACAGAGTATTCACACCGAGTTAAATGATGCACATGTAGAATCTGATTTGGAGTTGAGTAAGGTGATTTCTCAGGAAAATATCGAGACAGACCCTAAGAGGTTTTGTAGCGGCGCAAATGATGATGAACATGGAAGAAAGTCACCCAAGAAGTTGCCTAATACCAGAGTGAAAAATACAGTTGTTAAGAAGTCTCGAAAATCTGACACCAGCACGACCATTGAACCACCAGTTGATAAAGCTGAAACAGTCCCTGCAGAGTCACTGTTTGATGACTTGTTTCCTTCAGAAAATGTTAAAGATGACCCCAAAAAGCTTTCAAGCAGTGCAAGTGTGGATGGTTGTGGCACAGTTTCCCCTGAGAACATATTGAGAACTAGAGTTAGGAAAGTGGTTGCCAAGAGGAAAATAAAAAATGTGGAAGACAAGTCAGGCAGCAAGCATTGCAAAATTGGTAGTAGCATTGTATCTGCAGCTAAAACATTCTCATCAAAGAGAATGGAAAGTGAATGCAATATTGAGAAAGCAACTGCCGGCCAAGACTCCCTGAAAGACAATAATGATGGTACGAGAGACGTATCTGAATTGTCTTGCGAAGATACTGTCACAGTAGACAAGTCAGAAGGAATGCACAATTCCAAGTTGAGAAGTAGTGGAAGAAATAAAGCTCCTGCTTCAGAGCATGACAATGATAACCAACAAGACCATGGTGATCTCAGTTTGAAAACCAGTCATGGAAATGGTGGTTTGAATTCCAAATTTGCTTTGAAATCAAAGAACAAAACAGGTATGCTTGACAAGCATGGAGGGATAGACAAGTCAGAAGGAATGCACACTTCTAAGTTGAGATGCAGTAAAAGAAATCAAGCTCCTGCTTCTGACCATGACAACGATAACCGACAAGACCATGGTAGCAAAGATACTGTCACTGTGGACAAGTCAGAAGGAACTCACAATTCTAAGTTGAGATCTAGTGCAAGAAATAAAGCTCCTGCATCAGAACATGACAATGAGAACCAGCAAGATCATGGTGGCAAAGATACTGTCACCGTAGGCAAGTCAGAAGGAATGCACAATTCTAAGTTGAGAAGTAGGGGAAGAAATAAAGCTCCTGCTTCAGACCATGACACTGAGAACCGACAAGACCATGGTAGCAAAGATACTGTCACCGTAGACAAGTCAGAAGGAATACACAATTCTAAGCTGAGATCTAGTGCAAGAAATAAAACTCCTTCAGACCATGATAATGAGAACCGACAAAACCATGATCTGAATTCCAAATTTGCCTTGGAATCCAATTGTGGAAATGGTGATCTGAATTCCAAATTTGCTTTGGAATCAATGAAGAACAACACGGACGTTCTTGAAAAGCATGGAGGGATTGAAGGAAATGGAGCTGGAACCTTGATCACATTGGACCCTGCATGCTTTATTTTAAGTGGACATCGTCAGCAGAGAAAAGAATACCGGTCAATACTTAGACGCCTGAAGGGACGAGTTTGCAGGGATTCACATCATTGGGCATATCAAGCAACACATTTTATTGCCCCGAACCCCCTTAGGAGAACTGAGAAGTTCTTTGCAGCTGCTGCTGCAGGCAG GTGGATCCTCAAGAGTGATTACTTGACCTCTTGCAATGAGGCTGGCAAGTTATTGGCTGAAGAGCCGTTTGAATGGTCTGGTACGGGCCTCAATGAGGGTGAAACGATTAGCTTTGAAGCTCCCAGGAAATGGCGTGTTCTAAGGCAGCAGATGGGTCATGGTGCCTTCTACGGAATGCAGATAGTCGTCTACGGACAGCTCATTGCTCTGTCACTG GATACGGTGAAGCGTGCGGTGCGTGCAGGCGACGGCAACATCCTAGCAACCGCACCGCCATACACTCGGTTCCTGGACTCCGGTGTCGACTTCGCTGTGATCTCAGCGGGCACGCCCAGCGTGGACGCATGGGTCCAAGAGTTCATCCGTCACGACATCCCGTGCATCAGCGCCGACTATCTGGTCGAGTACGTCTGCAAGCCTGGCTACCCCCTGGACACGCACGTCCTCTTCAAGACGAACCGTCTGGCCAACAAGTCCCTGGACAAGCTGCTGAAGAACCAGCAGGAGGTAGCCACGGATAACCTGGAAGCATCCGAGGACGATGGCGATGATGACCTGAGCTGTGCAGCCTGCGGGAGCACGGACCGGGCGGAGGTGATGCTGATCTGCGGCAGCGAGGACGGCACGGTCGGCTGCGGGGTCGGCATGCACATCGACTGCTGCGACCCTCCCCTGGACCGTGTCCCGGACGACGACTGGCTGTGCCCCAAGTGCGAGGCGCCCAAGGCCAAGAAGAAACCCCCGAGGGGCGCGGCGAGcaagtcgagaggatcatccaagCAGCGGAGGTGA
- the LOC123133732 gene encoding uncharacterized protein, whose amino-acid sequence MNHEEWADPWFSGRPQAPPWDAIEYNQLISAGPLLPLLEQYTSIGSYDTTTQAEIPWQVATQGAIGDRYAGDQLQVANVANQGPSCNTLQPDTCHQRLTQVLMVQPHQQRFRGKMHHCRPSVMQIQHTNLKWHTNFDWHMWHNKALCEPGKLVRLLYGKTLGNCT is encoded by the exons ATGAATCATGAAGAATGGGCTGATCCTTGGTTTTCCGGAAGGCCGCAAGCGCCACCTTGGGATGCAATAGAGTACAATCAACTCATTTCCGCAGGAccattgctgccactactagagcaaTACACGAGCATAG GTTCTTATGACACAACCACACAGGCAGAGATACCATGGCAAGTTGCAACACAGGGGGCTATCGGTGATAGATATGCGGGAGACCAACTTCAAGTAGCaaatgtggcaaatcaag GACCATCGTGCAACACATTGCAACCGGATACCTGCCATCAACGTCTTACACAG GTTCTTATGGTACAACCACACCAGCAGAGGTTTCGTGGCAAGATGCACCATTGCAGGCCATCGGTAATGCAGATACAACACACCAACTTGAAGTGGCACACCAACTTCGATTGGCACATGTGGCACAACAAGGCACTTTGTGAACCAGGAAAACTCGTGCGTTTGCTTTATGGAAAAACATTGGGAAATTGCACTTGA